One genomic window of Angustibacter sp. Root456 includes the following:
- a CDS encoding rhodanese-like domain-containing protein — MSDVPEVSVTDLPPGAALVDVREHDEYAAGHVDGAVHVPLSEVPQRMSELPAGEPLYVMCRSGNRSGRAAAWLNAQGIESVNVAGGMLAWAAAGKPMTSSDGAPRVL, encoded by the coding sequence ATGAGCGATGTCCCTGAGGTGAGCGTGACCGACCTTCCGCCCGGCGCCGCGCTGGTCGACGTGCGCGAGCACGACGAGTACGCCGCCGGTCACGTCGACGGCGCGGTGCACGTGCCGCTGAGCGAGGTGCCGCAGCGGATGAGCGAGCTGCCCGCCGGCGAGCCGCTCTACGTCATGTGCCGCTCGGGCAACCGCTCGGGCCGCGCCGCCGCGTGGCTCAACGCGCAGGGCATCGAGTCGGTGAACGTCGCCGGCGGCATGCTCGCCTGGGCGGCGGCGGGCAAGCCCATGACGTCGTCGGACGGCGCCCCCCGCGTCCTCTGA
- a CDS encoding Fpg/Nei family DNA glycosylase, protein MPELPEVEGLVGFLRESAVGRVVARVDIGNISTLKTFDPPPTALAGLEITGVDRHGKWLDVDVDGLHLVFHLSRAGWLRWSPQVSPTPLRPGKSPIALRVVLDDGSGFDLTEAGTRKRLAVYVVRDPREVPMIASLGPDPLAAGFDRDALARILAGQRTQVKGLLRDQSVLAGVGNAYSDEVLHAARLSPYALAATLSDTQVDALYEAMRSVLTEAVAAAAGKPAKELKDAKRAGLRVHGRAGEPCPVCGDTVREVSFADSSLQYCPTCQTGGKPLADRRMSRLLK, encoded by the coding sequence GTGCCTGAGTTGCCGGAGGTCGAGGGCCTCGTCGGGTTCCTGCGGGAGTCCGCCGTGGGCCGCGTGGTCGCGCGGGTCGACATCGGCAACATCAGCACGCTCAAGACGTTCGACCCGCCGCCGACCGCGCTCGCCGGGCTCGAGATCACGGGCGTCGACCGCCACGGCAAGTGGCTCGACGTCGACGTCGACGGCCTCCACCTGGTCTTCCACCTGTCGCGAGCCGGATGGCTTCGCTGGTCGCCGCAGGTCTCACCGACGCCGCTGCGGCCAGGCAAGAGCCCGATCGCCCTGCGGGTGGTGCTCGACGACGGCTCCGGCTTCGACCTCACCGAGGCCGGCACCCGCAAGCGGCTGGCGGTGTACGTCGTGCGCGACCCCCGCGAGGTGCCGATGATCGCCTCGCTCGGACCCGACCCGCTCGCCGCCGGCTTCGACCGCGACGCGCTCGCGCGCATCCTCGCCGGTCAGCGCACCCAGGTGAAGGGGCTGCTGCGCGACCAGTCGGTGCTGGCCGGCGTCGGCAACGCCTACTCCGACGAGGTGCTGCACGCCGCCCGGCTCTCGCCGTACGCGCTGGCGGCCACGCTGAGCGACACGCAGGTCGACGCCCTGTACGAGGCGATGCGCTCGGTGCTCACGGAGGCGGTCGCGGCGGCGGCGGGCAAGCCGGCCAAGGAGCTCAAGGACGCCAAGCGGGCCGGGCTGCGCGTGCACGGGCGGGCGGGTGAACCCTGCCCGGTGTGCGGCGACACCGTGCGCGAGGTGAGCTTCGCCGACTCCTCGCTGCAGTACTGCCCCACCTGCCAGACCGGCGGCAAACCGCTGGCCGATCGCAGGATGTCGCGGCTGCTGAAGTGA
- a CDS encoding peptidoglycan-binding protein codes for MPHTALPALNPPRRAPLARRRTASVAGLALLGSLLTGLLTAAPAQAAPSVTSTERAFVRSINSSRHASHRAQLRGSGALTAVARRWAQSMARSNRLAHNPRVASQVRSWRYLGENVGVGGSERSLHSAFMHSAPHRANVVSSRYTGVGVGVAYGHGRMWVVEVFARPAVRAKRPARTIGYGARGTTVKKIQRKLHVRATGYYGPVTRSRVVAFQKRHHLRATGKVDTATRRRMGV; via the coding sequence ATGCCGCACACCGCTCTGCCCGCCCTGAACCCGCCCCGACGCGCCCCTCTCGCTCGGCGGCGCACCGCCTCTGTCGCCGGGCTCGCGCTGCTCGGTTCCCTGCTGACTGGCCTGCTCACCGCAGCGCCCGCGCAGGCCGCGCCGTCCGTCACCTCGACCGAGCGGGCGTTCGTCAGGAGCATCAACTCCTCGCGGCACGCGAGTCACCGCGCGCAGCTGCGTGGCTCCGGGGCGCTCACGGCCGTCGCCCGGCGGTGGGCCCAGTCGATGGCGCGCTCGAACCGCCTGGCTCACAACCCCCGGGTGGCGAGCCAGGTGCGGTCGTGGCGCTACCTCGGCGAGAACGTCGGGGTCGGGGGCTCCGAGCGCAGCCTGCACTCGGCGTTCATGCACTCGGCTCCGCACCGAGCCAACGTCGTCAGCTCGCGCTACACCGGCGTCGGCGTCGGCGTCGCCTACGGCCACGGCCGCATGTGGGTCGTCGAGGTCTTCGCGCGTCCGGCAGTCCGGGCCAAGCGCCCGGCGCGGACCATCGGCTACGGCGCCCGCGGGACGACGGTGAAGAAGATCCAGCGCAAGCTGCACGTGCGCGCCACCGGCTACTACGGCCCCGTCACGCGCTCGCGAGTCGTCGCCTTCCAGAAGCGCCACCACCTGCGCGCCACCGGAAAGGTCGACACCGCGACGCGCCGCCGGATGGGCGTGTGA
- a CDS encoding CAP domain-containing protein: protein MPGLGLRVRGLLTAALVGTSLLTGVAGASSAAASDAGTFVSSINSARRSAGLAPLSSNATLASVARSWAASMAASQRLAHNPRLSSQVSGWKVLGENVGTGGSATAIHRAFMGSAPHRANILSARYSQIGVGVATAGGQLWVVEVFRLPTGASAPASSTAKAPSSKSSSRPTSSTTTRAARQTASRAKAKPTAKPKPTAKPKPTAKPKTKTKPTAKSSAQPTPQATGARSGSLAAAPAAAQTPLTLAAVLKHARLAVTGSGDPVAAWAWLLRRLLGVRTAIGA from the coding sequence ATGCCCGGCCTCGGGTTGCGGGTTCGCGGGCTGCTGACCGCCGCCCTCGTGGGCACGAGCCTGCTCACCGGTGTCGCGGGTGCCTCCAGCGCCGCGGCGTCGGACGCCGGCACCTTCGTCTCGAGCATCAACTCCGCCCGCCGCTCGGCTGGTCTGGCGCCCCTGAGCAGCAACGCCACGCTCGCGTCGGTGGCCCGCTCGTGGGCCGCCTCGATGGCCGCGTCCCAGCGGCTCGCGCACAACCCTCGCCTCAGCTCGCAGGTGTCTGGCTGGAAGGTGCTCGGCGAGAACGTCGGCACCGGGGGTTCGGCGACGGCGATCCACCGCGCGTTCATGGGCTCCGCGCCACACCGCGCCAACATCCTCAGCGCTCGCTACTCCCAGATCGGCGTCGGCGTCGCCACCGCAGGCGGGCAGTTGTGGGTGGTCGAGGTCTTCCGCCTGCCGACCGGCGCGTCCGCACCGGCGTCGAGCACGGCCAAGGCGCCGTCCTCGAAGAGCTCGAGCCGACCCACGAGCTCGACCACCACGCGGGCGGCCCGCCAGACCGCATCCCGGGCTAAAGCCAAGCCCACCGCCAAGCCCAAGCCCACCGCCAAGCCCAAGCCCACCGCCAAGCCCAAGACCAAGACCAAGCCCACCGCCAAGTCCAGCGCACAGCCCACGCCCCAGGCCACGGGGGCACGGAGCGGCTCGCTGGCGGCCGCACCGGCCGCCGCCCAGACCCCGCTCACCCTGGCAGCGGTGCTGAAGCACGCGCGCCTCGCCGTCACCGGGTCGGGCGACCCCGTGGCCGCGTGGGCGTGGCTGCTGCGACGGTTGCTCGGCGTCCGGACGGCGATCGGCGCCTGA
- a CDS encoding aldo/keto reductase — MTYRPLGRSGLIVSTVGVGCNAFGARIDAGQTQAVVDAAIDCGITLFDTADIYGQGASEELLGRALGSRRSDVIVATKFGMDMHGANGPDFGARASRRYVRKAVEASLRRLGTDWIDLYQLHTPDGVTPVEETLAALDELVDEGKVRYVGSSNFSAWQVADADWTARTRGFERFVSAQNKYSLLDREVEDELVPACEHFGLGLLPFFPLEYGLLTGKYRRGEPAPEGSRLQAQAARLESADWDAIEAVEAFAAERGIGVLDVAIGGLAAQPAVASVIAGATRPEQVRANAAAGSWQPTISDLAELDAVTAAS; from the coding sequence ATGACGTACCGACCCCTCGGCCGCTCCGGCCTGATCGTGAGCACGGTCGGCGTGGGCTGCAACGCCTTCGGCGCCCGGATCGACGCCGGGCAGACCCAGGCGGTGGTCGACGCGGCGATCGACTGCGGCATCACGCTCTTCGACACCGCGGACATCTACGGCCAGGGCGCGAGCGAGGAGCTGCTCGGCCGCGCGCTCGGCAGCCGACGCTCGGACGTCATCGTCGCGACGAAGTTCGGCATGGACATGCACGGCGCCAACGGCCCCGACTTCGGCGCCCGCGCGTCACGGCGATACGTGCGCAAGGCCGTCGAGGCGAGCCTGCGCCGCCTCGGCACCGACTGGATCGACCTCTACCAGCTGCACACGCCGGACGGCGTCACCCCCGTCGAGGAGACGCTCGCGGCGCTCGACGAGCTGGTCGACGAAGGCAAGGTGCGTTATGTCGGCAGCTCCAACTTCAGCGCCTGGCAGGTCGCGGACGCGGACTGGACGGCCCGCACCCGCGGCTTCGAGCGGTTCGTCAGCGCGCAAAACAAGTACTCGCTGCTCGACCGCGAGGTCGAGGACGAGCTCGTGCCGGCGTGCGAGCACTTCGGCCTCGGGCTGCTGCCGTTCTTCCCCCTCGAGTACGGCCTGCTCACCGGCAAGTACCGCCGCGGTGAGCCCGCGCCCGAGGGCTCGCGACTGCAGGCGCAGGCCGCCCGGCTCGAGTCGGCCGACTGGGACGCCATCGAGGCCGTCGAGGCCTTCGCCGCCGAGCGCGGGATCGGCGTCCTCGACGTCGCCATCGGTGGGCTCGCCGCCCAGCCAGCCGTGGCCAGCGTCATCGCGGGAGCCACGCGTCCCGAGCAGGTCCGGGCCAACGCCGCCGCCGGTTCCTGGCAACCGACGATCAGCGACCTGGCCGAGCTCGACGCCGTCACCGCGGCGTCCTGA
- a CDS encoding zinc-dependent alcohol dehydrogenase family protein, translating to MKALVYHGPGQKAWEDVPDPKILQPTDVIVRIDTTTICGTDLHILKGDVPAVTPGRILGHEGVGTVTEIGDAVQTIAVGDRVIISCISACGSCSYCHQGLYAHCLADEGASGIGWIFGHLIDGTQAELVRVPFADNSLYKIPAGVTDDAAVMLSDILPTGFEIGVRYGKVKPGDVVAVVGAGPVGLAAMMTSGLYGAARVIAIDLDDNRLQQAQQFGATDGVNSGAADVVEQVKAMTDGLGVDVAIEAVGIPATFDLCTKLVRPGGAVANVGVHGASVELALQDLWISDIQITMGLVSTSTTPMLLKLVAQHKLAAERFGTHHFTFDQVLDAYDTFARAAQTKALKVVIKR from the coding sequence ATGAAGGCGCTCGTCTACCACGGACCCGGCCAGAAGGCCTGGGAGGACGTGCCGGACCCGAAGATCCTGCAGCCCACGGACGTCATCGTCCGCATCGACACCACCACCATCTGCGGTACCGACCTGCACATCCTCAAGGGCGACGTGCCAGCGGTGACGCCGGGCCGCATCCTCGGCCACGAGGGCGTCGGCACGGTCACCGAGATCGGCGACGCCGTGCAGACCATCGCGGTCGGCGACCGCGTCATCATCTCGTGCATCAGCGCGTGCGGGTCCTGCTCGTACTGCCACCAGGGCCTGTACGCGCACTGCCTCGCCGACGAGGGCGCCAGTGGCATCGGCTGGATCTTCGGCCACCTCATCGACGGCACCCAGGCCGAGCTCGTGCGCGTGCCGTTCGCCGACAACAGCCTCTACAAGATCCCCGCCGGCGTCACCGACGACGCGGCGGTCATGCTGTCGGACATCCTGCCGACCGGCTTCGAGATCGGCGTGCGGTACGGCAAGGTCAAGCCCGGTGACGTCGTGGCCGTCGTGGGCGCCGGCCCCGTCGGCCTGGCCGCGATGATGACGTCCGGCCTGTACGGCGCCGCGCGGGTCATCGCGATCGACCTCGACGACAACCGGCTGCAGCAGGCCCAGCAGTTCGGCGCCACCGACGGCGTCAACAGCGGCGCGGCAGACGTCGTCGAGCAGGTCAAGGCGATGACGGACGGGCTCGGGGTCGACGTCGCGATCGAAGCAGTGGGCATCCCCGCGACGTTCGACCTGTGCACCAAGCTCGTGCGGCCCGGTGGCGCCGTGGCGAACGTCGGGGTGCACGGCGCGTCGGTGGAGCTCGCGCTGCAGGACCTGTGGATCTCGGACATCCAGATCACCATGGGCCTGGTGAGCACCTCGACGACGCCGATGCTGCTGAAGCTCGTGGCGCAGCACAAGCTCGCCGCCGAGCGCTTCGGCACGCACCACTTCACGTTCGACCAGGTGCTCGACGCCTACGACACCTTCGCCCGCGCGGCGCAGACGAAGGCGCTGAAGGTCGTCATCAAGCGCTGA
- a CDS encoding EAL domain-containing protein has translation MTQGAETSITESLLVEDAPTARRALQQLRDLGVRIVLDDFGTGYSSLSYLRAFPVDALKIDRSFIEALGSGHDEAGTDGVAIVEAIITMARTLGMSVVGEGVETEHQHRVLAQLGCPLGQGYFYGRPMAAFELAGSLQQKGCLPLQ, from the coding sequence GTGACCCAGGGCGCCGAGACCTCGATCACCGAGAGCCTGCTCGTCGAGGACGCGCCCACCGCCCGCCGGGCCCTGCAACAGCTGCGCGACCTCGGCGTCCGGATCGTGCTGGACGACTTCGGCACCGGCTACAGCTCGCTCAGCTACCTTCGCGCCTTCCCCGTCGACGCGCTGAAGATCGACCGCTCCTTCATCGAGGCGCTGGGCAGTGGCCACGACGAGGCGGGCACGGACGGCGTCGCGATCGTCGAGGCGATCATCACCATGGCTCGCACGCTGGGGATGTCCGTGGTCGGCGAGGGTGTCGAGACCGAGCACCAGCACCGGGTGCTCGCCCAGCTCGGCTGCCCCCTGGGCCAGGGCTACTTCTACGGACGCCCGATGGCGGCCTTCGAGCTCGCAGGATCGTTGCAGCAGAAGGGATGCCTCCCGCTTCAGTGA
- a CDS encoding SulP family inorganic anion transporter, with protein sequence MPAAVRPPEADEETTLASVLRSPRLLRVEVLAGLVVALALIPEAISFSIIAGVDPRVGLFASFTMAVSIAFLGGRPAMISAATGAVALVIAPVMRDHGFDYFVATVILAGVLQVALGVGGVARLMRFIPRSVMVGFVNALAILIFLAQVPHLVHVPWAVYPLVAVGIAVMVLLPRATKAVPAPLVAIVVLTLFTVFVAVSVPTVGDEGELPRSLPSLFVPHVPFTLETLRIIGPYALAMALVGLLESLMTAKLVDDVTDTHSHKTREAWGQGAANIITGFFGGMGGCAMIGQTMINVKASGARTRLSTFLAGSFLLVLVVGLGDVVGVIPMAALVAVMVMVSVGTFDWHSIRPATLRRMPRSETAVMVSTVAVVVATHNLAIGVVVGVLVAMVMFARRVAHFTEVVDVAHPDDDTRVYAVTGELFFASSNDLVYQFDYAHDPRNIVIDMSQSHIWDASTVATLDAIETKYARYGKTVTITGLNASSTERHARLAGHLGGGH encoded by the coding sequence CTGCCCGCTGCCGTCCGCCCGCCCGAGGCGGACGAGGAGACGACCCTCGCCTCGGTCCTGCGCTCACCGCGCCTCCTGCGCGTCGAGGTGCTCGCGGGCCTCGTCGTCGCGCTCGCTCTCATCCCCGAGGCCATCAGCTTCTCGATCATCGCCGGCGTGGACCCCCGGGTCGGGCTGTTTGCCTCCTTCACCATGGCGGTCTCGATCGCCTTCCTCGGTGGCCGGCCCGCGATGATCTCCGCCGCCACTGGCGCGGTGGCCCTGGTCATCGCCCCAGTGATGCGCGACCACGGCTTCGACTACTTCGTCGCCACGGTGATCCTGGCCGGTGTGCTGCAGGTGGCCCTCGGCGTCGGCGGCGTGGCGCGGCTGATGCGCTTCATCCCGCGGTCGGTGATGGTCGGGTTCGTCAACGCCCTCGCGATCCTCATCTTCCTGGCCCAGGTGCCCCACCTCGTGCACGTGCCGTGGGCGGTCTACCCGCTCGTCGCCGTGGGCATCGCCGTCATGGTGCTGCTGCCCCGCGCCACCAAGGCCGTGCCCGCGCCGCTAGTGGCGATCGTGGTCCTGACGCTGTTCACCGTCTTCGTGGCCGTGTCGGTGCCTACAGTCGGCGACGAGGGCGAGCTGCCGCGCAGTCTGCCGAGCCTGTTTGTGCCGCACGTGCCGTTCACACTCGAGACGCTGCGGATCATCGGGCCCTACGCCCTGGCGATGGCGCTGGTCGGGCTGCTCGAGTCGCTCATGACCGCGAAGCTCGTCGACGACGTCACCGACACCCACTCGCACAAGACCCGGGAGGCCTGGGGCCAGGGCGCCGCCAACATCATCACGGGCTTCTTCGGCGGCATGGGCGGCTGCGCCATGATCGGCCAGACGATGATCAACGTCAAGGCGTCCGGTGCGCGCACCCGGCTCTCGACCTTCCTGGCGGGCTCGTTCCTGCTGGTGCTCGTGGTGGGGCTCGGCGACGTCGTGGGCGTCATCCCGATGGCGGCGCTCGTCGCGGTGATGGTCATGGTGTCGGTCGGTACGTTCGACTGGCACAGCATCCGGCCCGCCACCCTGCGGCGCATGCCGCGCAGCGAGACCGCGGTCATGGTGTCGACCGTCGCGGTCGTCGTCGCCACCCACAACCTGGCGATCGGCGTCGTGGTCGGCGTGCTCGTGGCGATGGTGATGTTCGCTCGGCGCGTGGCCCACTTCACCGAGGTCGTCGACGTCGCTCACCCGGACGACGACACCCGCGTGTACGCCGTCACCGGTGAGCTGTTCTTCGCGTCCAGCAACGACCTCGTCTACCAGTTCGACTACGCGCACGACCCGCGCAACATCGTCATCGACATGAGTCAGTCGCACATCTGGGACGCGTCCACGGTCGCGACGCTCGACGCCATCGAGACCAAGTACGCGCGGTACGGCAAGACGGTGACCATCACGGGCCTGAACGCGTCGAGCACCGAGCGCCACGCCCGTCTCGCCGGCCACCTCGGCGGCGGCCACTGA
- a CDS encoding peptide chain release factor 3 produces the protein MTDDLTAEARRRRTFAVISHPDAGKSTLTEAIALHASVIDEAGAVHGKAGRRGVVSDWMEMERSRGISITSAALRFEYGDHVVNLLDTPGHADFSEDTYRVLAAVDSAVMLLDAAKGLEPQTLKLFEVCRTRGLPIVTFVNKWDRPGLEPLQLLDELVERLGIHPMPLTWPVGVAGDFRGVLDVRTGELVEFARTPGGATLAGVQRLDPDTAKHRHGEVWATAVEEYELLRESGHGYDQAAFLAGAATPVMFGAAVVNFGVNDLLRVLVDLAPAPGARIDVDGQPRAVDTPFSGFVFKVQSGMDAAHRDRMAFVRVCSGRFTRGMVVTHAQSGKPFATKYAQAVFGRSRETVDHAYPGDVVGLVNAAVLRVGDSLYDEQPVTFPPIPKFAPEHFAVIRSHDPSRAKQFRRGIEQLDQEGVVQVLVSERRGAQAPVLAAVGPLQFEVVEERMRQEFSARVILERLDYSLARRVAPEVHADVDGRRGAEVLQRSDGVLVAVFTDRWRLGSIAGDLPEGSLSSLLTL, from the coding sequence GTGACCGACGACCTGACCGCCGAGGCGCGGCGACGTCGCACGTTCGCGGTGATCTCCCACCCGGACGCCGGCAAGTCGACCCTCACCGAGGCGATCGCGCTGCACGCCAGCGTGATCGACGAAGCCGGTGCCGTGCACGGCAAGGCCGGGCGCCGTGGTGTGGTGTCGGACTGGATGGAGATGGAGCGTTCGCGCGGCATCTCGATCACGTCTGCGGCGCTGCGCTTCGAGTACGGCGATCACGTGGTGAACTTGCTCGACACCCCCGGACACGCCGACTTCAGCGAGGACACTTACCGCGTCCTGGCGGCCGTCGACTCCGCCGTGATGCTGCTTGACGCTGCCAAGGGACTCGAGCCGCAGACCCTCAAGCTGTTCGAGGTCTGTCGCACGCGCGGACTGCCCATCGTCACCTTCGTCAACAAGTGGGATCGCCCGGGCCTGGAGCCGCTGCAGCTGCTCGACGAGCTGGTGGAGCGGCTCGGCATCCACCCGATGCCGTTGACCTGGCCGGTGGGGGTCGCGGGGGACTTCCGCGGCGTGCTGGACGTCCGCACCGGCGAGCTGGTCGAGTTCGCGCGTACCCCGGGCGGCGCGACGCTGGCGGGCGTCCAGCGGCTCGACCCCGACACCGCGAAGCACCGCCACGGCGAGGTCTGGGCCACTGCGGTCGAGGAGTACGAGCTGCTGCGCGAGTCCGGTCACGGCTACGACCAGGCGGCGTTCCTCGCCGGGGCCGCGACACCGGTGATGTTCGGTGCCGCCGTCGTCAACTTCGGGGTCAACGACCTGTTGCGCGTGCTCGTCGACCTCGCGCCCGCACCGGGCGCGCGCATCGACGTCGACGGGCAGCCGAGGGCAGTCGACACGCCGTTCTCCGGCTTCGTGTTCAAGGTGCAGTCCGGTATGGATGCCGCGCACCGTGACCGCATGGCCTTCGTGCGGGTGTGCTCGGGACGGTTCACCCGCGGCATGGTGGTGACGCACGCGCAGAGCGGCAAGCCGTTCGCCACCAAGTACGCCCAGGCGGTCTTCGGGCGCAGCCGGGAGACGGTCGACCACGCCTACCCAGGCGACGTCGTGGGTCTGGTGAACGCGGCGGTCCTACGCGTCGGCGACTCCCTGTACGACGAGCAACCGGTGACCTTCCCGCCCATCCCGAAGTTCGCCCCCGAGCACTTCGCGGTCATCCGGTCGCACGATCCCAGCCGGGCTAAGCAGTTCCGCCGGGGCATTGAGCAGCTCGACCAGGAGGGCGTCGTCCAGGTGCTCGTCTCTGAGCGGCGAGGCGCGCAGGCGCCGGTGCTCGCCGCCGTGGGTCCGCTGCAGTTCGAGGTCGTCGAGGAGCGAATGCGTCAGGAGTTCTCGGCCCGCGTGATCCTCGAGCGCCTGGACTACTCGTTGGCGCGTCGGGTCGCGCCCGAGGTGCACGCCGACGTCGACGGACGGCGCGGTGCCGAGGTGCTGCAGCGCAGCGACGGCGTGCTGGTGGCGGTGTTCACCGACAGGTGGCGGCTGGGCTCCATCGCCGGCGATCTGCCGGAGGGGTCGCTGAGCAGCCTGCTCACCCTCTGA
- a CDS encoding MerR family transcriptional regulator: protein MSEGQHMQIGEVADRTGLSLRTIRHYEEVGLVPPSARSKGGFRLYTEADVERLLLVRRMKPLDFTLEEMRDLLALLDQLDADDHPRRAVLIDRLSMYHEVTTQRIDALRDQLTAAETFAGELRAQITRHTRPRRRRGEPERPR, encoded by the coding sequence ATGTCGGAGGGCCAGCACATGCAGATCGGCGAGGTCGCCGACCGCACGGGCCTCAGCCTGCGCACCATCCGCCACTACGAGGAGGTCGGGTTGGTGCCGCCGTCAGCGCGCAGCAAGGGCGGCTTCCGGCTCTACACCGAGGCCGACGTGGAGCGGCTGCTGCTCGTGCGCCGCATGAAGCCGCTCGACTTCACGCTCGAGGAGATGCGCGACCTGCTCGCCCTGCTCGACCAGCTCGACGCCGACGACCACCCGCGTCGCGCGGTCCTGATCGACCGGCTGTCGATGTACCACGAGGTGACGACCCAGCGGATCGACGCCTTGCGCGACCAGCTGACCGCTGCCGAGACCTTCGCCGGCGAGCTGCGTGCCCAGATCACCCGGCACACCCGGCCCCGGCGTCGGCGCGGCGAGCCCGAGCGGCCCCGCTGA
- a CDS encoding glycosyltransferase family 39 protein yields MTTATTAASTPPVQSSRLSWTAYAVAAGTTVLLLALSGRYGPHRDELYFVAAGHHLQWGYPDQPPLTPLIARLADAVAPGSLLALRLVPALAIGAVVLLVAGLARQLGGGPGAQLLAALATGGGAGVLAVGHLLSTSTIDLLVWTAVIRLTVTALQRNDSRWWLAVGAVLGVGLENKHLVAFLAAGLVIGIAATPVLRHHLRSPWAWAGAVLALALWAPNLWWQQVHGWPQLELGADIRAEYGSLGGALMLVGFQAILLGPVAFVLVVGGLRGALLRPQWVAVRPVGIAYVVLLPVFVLLGGKHYYLLGLLPPLAAVGAVIDAGRRRVREVRRFAVLLGLTALVPLPALLPVLPPHALDASFYPALNEDGMETIGWPRVVATVRGVVAALPDEQRANAVVLTSNYGEAGALQWYGAPAPVFSGHNGYGDWGPPVSTGPVVYVGPRAPSADALTGCRRAATLDTGVDNEEDGNGVWVCDGPAGSWAQAWPRLRHLDA; encoded by the coding sequence GTGACCACCGCCACGACCGCTGCCTCGACTCCGCCGGTGCAGTCGTCGCGGCTCAGCTGGACCGCCTACGCCGTGGCCGCCGGCACGACGGTCCTGCTGCTGGCGCTGTCCGGCCGCTACGGCCCGCACCGTGACGAGCTCTACTTCGTCGCGGCCGGCCACCACCTGCAGTGGGGCTACCCCGACCAGCCGCCGCTCACGCCGCTCATCGCGCGACTGGCGGACGCCGTCGCACCGGGGTCGCTGCTGGCGCTGCGGCTCGTGCCCGCGCTCGCGATCGGGGCGGTGGTGCTGCTGGTCGCCGGTCTCGCCCGCCAGCTGGGTGGCGGCCCGGGAGCCCAGCTGCTCGCGGCCCTGGCGACCGGTGGCGGAGCGGGAGTCCTGGCCGTCGGCCACCTGCTGAGCACCTCGACGATCGACCTGCTCGTGTGGACTGCCGTCATCCGCCTCACGGTCACTGCCCTGCAGCGCAACGACTCTCGCTGGTGGCTGGCCGTCGGCGCCGTGCTCGGCGTGGGCCTGGAGAACAAGCACCTCGTGGCGTTCCTCGCCGCCGGGCTCGTGATCGGCATCGCCGCGACGCCGGTGCTGCGTCACCACCTGCGCTCGCCCTGGGCGTGGGCGGGCGCGGTGCTGGCCCTCGCCCTGTGGGCTCCCAACCTGTGGTGGCAGCAGGTGCACGGCTGGCCGCAGCTCGAGCTCGGGGCCGACATCCGGGCGGAGTATGGCTCGCTCGGGGGAGCGCTCATGCTCGTGGGCTTCCAGGCGATCCTGCTCGGGCCGGTGGCGTTCGTCCTGGTGGTGGGCGGTCTGCGGGGGGCGCTGCTGCGGCCGCAGTGGGTCGCGGTGCGCCCGGTGGGGATCGCCTACGTCGTCCTGCTGCCCGTGTTCGTACTGCTCGGCGGCAAGCACTACTACCTGCTCGGGCTGCTCCCACCACTGGCCGCGGTGGGCGCGGTCATCGACGCCGGACGGCGGCGAGTGCGCGAGGTGCGCCGCTTCGCCGTCCTGCTCGGCCTGACGGCCCTGGTGCCGCTACCGGCGCTGCTTCCGGTGCTGCCCCCGCACGCGCTCGACGCGTCGTTCTACCCGGCGCTCAACGAGGACGGCATGGAGACCATCGGGTGGCCGCGCGTCGTCGCGACGGTGCGCGGCGTCGTCGCGGCGCTACCGGATGAGCAGCGCGCGAACGCGGTGGTGCTCACCTCGAACTACGGCGAGGCGGGCGCGCTGCAGTGGTACGGCGCTCCGGCGCCGGTGTTCAGCGGGCACAACGGGTACGGCGACTGGGGGCCGCCGGTGTCGACCGGGCCGGTGGTGTACGTCGGGCCGCGCGCGCCGTCGGCGGACGCGCTCACCGGCTGCCGCCGAGCGGCGACGCTCGACACCGGTGTCGACAACGAGGAGGACGGCAACGGCGTCTGGGTGTGCGACGGGCCGGCCGGGTCGTGGGCGCAGGCCTGGCCGCGCCTGCGGCACCTCGATGCCTGA